AAACAGCAAATAACATGCattgacaaataaatatgtattttactctgTCTCCCTTCAAAGTATCTACATGTGTTACACACCACTGGAAAGCTAATATTCTTGAGATTTGAATTATGTATATCATTCCAGGCAGCAACCATAACTACAGgttcagtaaacacttatttcagtCCAGTCACAAATGCCATTTACCTCTAAATCAATAGTCCAGTACACTGTTTCTCAAATGGGGGTACACTTACCCCAAGGGGTACTTTGTGACACTCCAAGGGGTACTTGAGAAAATAGaaatcacaaaaatattttcagtaaaatttCAAAAAATCCTGTGATATAAAGTAAATCTTTCTGTAAGTTTATTCTCAgtattcagttttaattatgtGTTTAGGAGAGAACATGTATTGTGGTTTTCTCACCTTTCCCAGGAAATTATTTATGAATCATTGATAAcatgtttgtccttataaaatgactgaaacgtGAAAGGGTTTCATTAGGTACAAATTTTAACAAATTGTGCGCTAATTGCCAAGTCCTGTTTACTTGTGTTTCCAACCAGGAAGCTCCGCACTTGCTAGGGGGTACTTGGCTGGAAAAGTACTACACAAGGGGTACATTGCTCCAAAACCTCAGAGAACCACTGGTCCAGTAGatggtactgcaacaaaaacagtcCAGTTACTTCAGCAGGGGTCCAatattttatccataaaaactcAGTCTAGATGAATAATgcaggattttaaggggttaactTTTGATTTGTGATAAGAAAGCTGGAACCACAAAGCAGCTTGAAGAGTTCACACAACTGCAACCTATcgtttactatttttatttcccttttacttctttctttctttctttttgagtGTGGTATCAGATAAATGAGGCTTTTCACCATATGAagatattttttctctctctttgtcacagaaattgaaaaaaaaaaatatctaactTCCTGTTTCTAAgtaatgaaaatgactgaatagCTTTTTTATACTCGtctgttgtcttttttctttctttttttccatttcatcaGTAAAACTAATCACCATATACAGAGAACTGTGGTGAGTTAGGTTATTAAGAACTGTGCTACTGACAGCGTCCACCTGCACAGGAAGAGTCTCATTCAGTCTCATTGAGTTTTAACTCTGTGCGCGCGTGTGAGACTATGTGTTGGAGGACAATGCTGCGGTTCTTCGCTGAATGCGCGTCAACGGAATCCCGTAGTGCGTCATCCAGCGACTTTTCTCTAACGGCGCGGTGCGATTGGCTGAGTTTTGGAAATCTCCCCGCCCACCTCGCGGCCTTGTATGGAAAACATTTTGACGTCATGGATACAGCAGCGCGAGCGCTATAAGAGAAGATGTGGCGAAGAAAGCGGAGGGACAGCTCTTCAGCTGGGAGACATCGAAGATGACAGACACTCAATTTTAGAGTGACAGAGTTTTGAAACACTTGTAGACGAGCCAGACAGGTAAGAAACCCATTTGAAGTTTTCATACTTTAGACTTAAACGCTGAAacaccattattattatcattatttcttttaattgtgtGAATTATTTCTTAAATTACTGTTGCAACCATACTGACGTTTCTTGCtaattaattaaagtaaaatgaacTGTTTTAAGTTGTAGCTGCACAAATATTCTCTAAGTCTGCCTAAATTATCAGCTAAATAAGCTTTTCTTCTAAGTTTAAGTGTGATGTCTGTCATTGCGGTGGGCACATGTGTGTCTTGGCACTGTGCCCCTGCCTGAAAGTCAACCACTTTGCAGGCGTTACTATATTTACTACGTAGTCATACATGATAAGGTCTCCGTTTCACTAAAGAGAAAATCACTTTCTAAGTTTTTCTTATAAGTGAATGATACTAATTCTCTTCATGGCGACACAACAAAGCTAAAATAGAGCACCGGAAACCCAGGGGTTCCCTCAAACCATACCCACTGCAGCTAGTCTATTATTAGTCTGTTTCCACTTTATTACTTAAGcaaatgtttatgtaaatatgCAAGGGGGCTCTAGGAGGAGGAAGTTGTTTTAAGACTTTAAGAGGGGggttgcttttatttttgtattatttagcaGATTAATGAATGACAGCTTGAAGTTAGATAAAGTGTAATCTCATTCAGCTCCTTTAACGTGTTCATTATGCATGTCTCAGTCTTGCAGCAATGACTTGCATACACCCCCAGCCCTACGAGAACAACCTCAGCAGCTCTGAGCTTCAGAGCGCAGACTTCATCTCCAGGCTGGCTGTGGACATGAGCAGCCCACGGGACCACCTCTCTGCTCCTTTGCTGCCGAGCATTAGCTCCCTGGTGGGCACACCTGCAGGAGACATAGATGCATATTCATGCCAGTTCACTACAGCCCCGGCCCACATAACTCCAGCCCCAGGGCAGGAGAGCCCTTTCAAGCTGGATGAGCTCCAAGTATACGGCTGTTACCCTGGATCCTTCATGCTGAGTTACCCAGATGAGGCCGTGTCCCCCAGTGGGTCGGATTATTTCGGCAGCCCAGCATCTGCCTCATCGCCATCAACGCCTGGGTTTCAGAGTCAGCAAACATCTAACTGGGATTCAGCCTTTGGGGTATACTCACCCAGTCCAGGGTACTGGGCAGCTGAGGAAACCTCAATGGCACATGCCCcatcttttttcacttttggtTCCGGCTCTGTGGAGGACATGTCTCATTTGGGGCAGACACTTTTACGAGAGCAGGAACCTTTTGCTATGGCTCATCCTCACCCATCTGCACTGACCTTCCCTTCCATGGCAATGGAACAGGCATGTAGTCTTGATGGCACCGAACAGCTGGATGGAGGCTTATCACCCAAGCTGAAAGGTGGAAATGAGGGAGGCTGCGCTGTGTGTGGAGACAACGCCTCCTGCCAGCACTATGGGGTTCGCACCTGTGAAGGGTGTAAAGGGTTTTTCAAGGTAATAAGTTCTAACTACTCCATGCAGCCaagaaatctgtttaaaaacacGCTTTTTTAATAGCAGGATGTTTTTGTGCAAAATTAACAGtaatttctcctcttcttttacAGCGCACAGTACAGAAAAATTCCAAATATGTGTGCCTTGCTAACAAGGATTGTCCTGTGGACAAGAGGAGGCGAAATAGATGCCAGTTCTGCCGCTTCCAGAAGTGTCTTGCTGTGGGCATGGTCAGGGAAGGTGagcaaaggggaaaaaaaacactacttAAGCTCAAGAAAACCACAATCGGAAAGCACCCTCAAATTTagtctgtaaagaaaaaacataatcaAGCCAGAGTGAGATTTTAAGAGTAAAATCTATGGTAAAGAACAACAAATTGTAACAAGTCCATTCATTTCAGTCTCTTCAGTTTGAATGTGCCATGCTTGGACACCCTTAGAAAAGGTGCTGGGTGCACTCTCATAACAAATACAGCCAGACTGAGCAGAGGTGGGCTCCAGTgaggaaaaagtttaaatgacaGCTGATGTCACCTCTTTTTTACAGTTGTAAGAACGGATAGCCTGAAAGGACGAAGGGGTCGCTTACCTTCTAAACCTAAAGTCATCCAGGATGTGACAACTGCTGTGTCTCCAGTGAGCATGATTGCTTCACTCGTGAGGGCCCACATCGATTCAAACCCTGGCGCCGGGTCTCTGGATTATTCTAAGGTGAGAAGAAACAACATCCCTTTGATTTTAGTTCCTTTCCTCATTTAAAGGTGTCTGAACATCTGTAATCTTTGGTATTTCAGTATGTTGAGAAGGAAGTCAGTATGGACCAGAAAGAGGATGCAAGTgacataaaacagttttatgacCTGCTCACAGCCTCCATGGAGGTTATCAGGAAGTGGGCAAAGGACATTCCAGGTTTCTCAGAGTTCTGCTCAGAGGATCAGGAATTGCTACTAGAATCTGCatttgttgaactcttcattctGCGTCTTGCATTTCGGTGAGTGGAACTTCTCAGTTCCCTTTGTTTCATTGCAGTTATCCGCACCATCtttcagaaatataaataaaccaacaatctgtttttttctccctctttttaaaGATCTAATCCTAAAACAGAAAAGCTTGTCTTCTGTAATGGAGCTGTACTTCATAAAACACAGTGTGTCCGAGGCTTCGGCGACTGGATCGACTCCATCTTGGAGTTTTCTCAAAGTCTGCATCGCATGAAACTGGATGTTTCTTCCTTCTCCTGTCTCACAGCCCTGGTCATAATC
This region of Melanotaenia boesemani isolate fMelBoe1 chromosome 13, fMelBoe1.pri, whole genome shotgun sequence genomic DNA includes:
- the nr4a1 gene encoding nuclear receptor subfamily 4 group A member 1 encodes the protein MTCIHPQPYENNLSSSELQSADFISRLAVDMSSPRDHLSAPLLPSISSLVGTPAGDIDAYSCQFTTAPAHITPAPGQESPFKLDELQVYGCYPGSFMLSYPDEAVSPSGSDYFGSPASASSPSTPGFQSQQTSNWDSAFGVYSPSPGYWAAEETSMAHAPSFFTFGSGSVEDMSHLGQTLLREQEPFAMAHPHPSALTFPSMAMEQACSLDGTEQLDGGLSPKLKGGNEGGCAVCGDNASCQHYGVRTCEGCKGFFKRTVQKNSKYVCLANKDCPVDKRRRNRCQFCRFQKCLAVGMVREVVRTDSLKGRRGRLPSKPKVIQDVTTAVSPVSMIASLVRAHIDSNPGAGSLDYSKYVEKEVSMDQKEDASDIKQFYDLLTASMEVIRKWAKDIPGFSEFCSEDQELLLESAFVELFILRLAFRSNPKTEKLVFCNGAVLHKTQCVRGFGDWIDSILEFSQSLHRMKLDVSSFSCLTALVIIADRHGLKEPKRVEDMQNQLVTCLKDHVSSCDSESLRPNYLSRLLGKLPELRTLCTQGLQRIFYLKLEDLVPPPPIVEKIFMDTLPF